The DNA segment GTTCTATAATCAACGACGTATAATTTATACTATATTGCCGTTGCTAACTGGTGGTATTCATTACTTCCTAGGAGACGAGGACGTTGCTGATCGTGCAATAGTTCAGGACTGGATGCGGTTATTGGTGTGGTTATGTAGTCTAAATTAGTTACAAGCTATAGAAAATAAAGTAGGGAAATGAACACAAAAAAAATTCATCCGATATCAATTGCGATCGCTTGGTGTTTAGCTTGGGGTAATGAACGTCAACCACAGTTTGATATTACCGTTTTACAGGAAATGCGGGAGGCTTTAAGGAATGGTCAGGAAGTACCGGAAGAGGTAAAAGCAATTGTTCAGCAGGTAGAAGAATTAGAAAATATTAATGATGATTATTTTCCACATACCTTGGATGAACTAAAGCGGAAATATTCTAATTTATGGAATCAAACTAATAAAATTGGTTTGGTTTATGGTGGTGTAACCAAGGTTAAAGGTTATGTATTTGAATCTGAAAAACTTCCTGATATTCGAGGTGCTTCTGGACTTTTAGATCAAATTAACGTAGTTGATTTACCCGTATTTTTTAACAAAGCTACAGAATCAAATTTATATAGATTTCATTATCCAAAAGTTAGAGAATGGCTACAGTCAAATTTTCCTGGTAAAAATTTACTAGCCGCATTAATACCTGAATTAATCATTTATTCTTGTGGCGGTAATATTCTAGCTTTTTGTCCCCCTGCTTTTGTTGATGACTTAGCTAATGCAATTGAAAAGCGTTATACATATAGAACATTAACTGCTAATTCCTGTGCAGTTGGTGAAACATTTACATTACTAGAAATTAGATTTGGATTATTAAGAGATAAAATAGAAGATACTTTTTGGTTAGAACAGTATCAAGAAACGTATGAAAATGAATTAGTAGAATCATATTTTGGTAAAGTTGTTCAGGCTTCAAGTGTCCAAGATAATTTTAAATATCGTAAAAGTTTTAATGAATTAACTACAAAACTAGCAATTCGTTTTAATCAGCGTCGTAGTGGTAATAAAACCGAAAATCGTCCTACTCGTCGCTATCCATCAATGTTTGAAACACATCCCTATTTAAGGAGAGATGAAACAGAAAAACGTTCTGCAATTACTCAAGTAGACCATCTCCCTGGAAACCCATATTTTTCTGAATCTTCAGCTATAAAACGCCAATTTAGTGATAGAGTCAAAACTGGAAAATTCAAAAATTATAATTGGTATCAAGAAGGTGAAGATTTCTTAGATGAAGGTTGGGTAAAAAAATTTAAATCTTTTTTAGAAAATAATCCTGAGCAACAAAAAAAATATGCCAAAAATCATCATATTGAAAACATTAAAATAGCGGATTCTTTAACAGAACTGGGTCAAGTAAGTAATAGATATATTGCGTATATTTATGCGGATGGCAATAATATGGGCGGGGCAATTCAAAAAATACGCACTCCTCAAGAGTACCAGGAATTTAGCCAAGATGTTGATAATGCCACCAGATATTCTGTTTTTCTAGCATTAGCTGAAAATTTACACCCGCGTAAACTAGAATCAGAAAATGATTATTTCATTCATCCGTTTGAAATTCTTACTATTGGTGGTGATGATATTTTATTAATAGTACCTGCTGACAAAGCTTTACAAATTGCTAAAACGATTGGTGAACAATTTGAAAACATTCTTTTGAAGAAAATAGAGATATCAGGAGTACAAATAAAAGGCAAAAACTACACTCTAGACGACAACAAAGTAGAAAACACACCTAGAATCCATCGCTTTTCTGAAGAAATATTAGAAAAGCAACAATGTAAATTGAGTATGTCTAGTGGTGTATTGATTACTGCTTATAATACGCCAATTTATTATGCAGAAAACTTGACAAGCCAATTGATGAAATCTGCTAAAAAATATG comes from the Nodularia sp. NIES-3585 genome and includes:
- the cas10 gene encoding type III-B CRISPR-associated protein Cas10/Cmr2, which codes for MNTKKIHPISIAIAWCLAWGNERQPQFDITVLQEMREALRNGQEVPEEVKAIVQQVEELENINDDYFPHTLDELKRKYSNLWNQTNKIGLVYGGVTKVKGYVFESEKLPDIRGASGLLDQINVVDLPVFFNKATESNLYRFHYPKVREWLQSNFPGKNLLAALIPELIIYSCGGNILAFCPPAFVDDLANAIEKRYTYRTLTANSCAVGETFTLLEIRFGLLRDKIEDTFWLEQYQETYENELVESYFGKVVQASSVQDNFKYRKSFNELTTKLAIRFNQRRSGNKTENRPTRRYPSMFETHPYLRRDETEKRSAITQVDHLPGNPYFSESSAIKRQFSDRVKTGKFKNYNWYQEGEDFLDEGWVKKFKSFLENNPEQQKKYAKNHHIENIKIADSLTELGQVSNRYIAYIYADGNNMGGAIQKIRTPQEYQEFSQDVDNATRYSVFLALAENLHPRKLESENDYFIHPFEILTIGGDDILLIVPADKALQIAKTIGEQFENILLKKIEISGVQIKGKNYTLDDNKVENTPRIHRFSEEILEKQQCKLSMSSGVLITAYNTPIYYAENLTSQLMKSAKKYAKLLNEKGYYGGTVDFFTMKSVTMISSNIEDFRKQALTIDKLKLYAAPYTLPELDKFLQSIHALQAAEFPTSQLYQIRSFLERGRRTASLNYYYFCCRLNKGQSTLQSDFEKIWCQAKTNPGKIAPWMYDIKEEKYETIWREMVDLFDLIEFSHNKSPEPSQQETSL